The following DNA comes from Chitinophaga nivalis.
GATGCACAAACAGGTAAGGTCACCATTCTGCCAGCCGGCGCGGATATCAACATGGATCCCAACAGCGCTGCCTACAAAAATCTCAGCGAAGATGCACGCGAACAGGTAGGGCAATTGTGGATATTGAAGAAAGTAAAAGAAAGATATAATGTACCGGTAGCTATTGCCAGTGCCTGGACACCGCCGTTGTATATGAAAACCAATGCGGTGATCAATGCGAAATGGTTCAATGGGCTTAACTTCAACTGCTGCTCTTCCAACTTCGCCAAATACCTGGCGGGTTTTGTAAAAGCGTATCAGCAACAGGGTATCGACTTCTACGCGATCTCTCCTACCAACGAACCGGAGAACGTTGTATCTGACTGGGATGCTTCTTACTGGGACAGCAAACACCTGGGTGAATTTATTACCAACAACCTGCGGCCTGCCTTACAGGCGAATGGACTCCAAACAAAAATCATCGCTTCTGAAAATGCAGCGTGGGGTACTGCACAGGGCTTTTTATCCGGTATAGATGCCAGTCAGGTAGATATCTTTGCCGGACATGGTTATCCGGAAATCGTAGATCTGCCGGGACTGATGATCTCTAAAAAGCCCCGCTACAACCAACGTCCTGCACCCTGGACTTTCAACACACAGGGTAAGTCTATCTGGCTCACAGAAATCAGCGACGATAATGGTATCTATGATAACAGCATGACGGAAGGACTGGCCTTTGCGACCAGCATGCATAAATTCCTGGCAGAGTGTAATGTGAATGCTTTTGTTTACTGGCTGGGAATGCTGGCTATCCGTAACAATGAATCACTCATTGGTACAACGGCTGATGGTAAACTGGAATATCCTAAAACATACGATGTAATGGGACAATACTCCCGCTTTATCCATCCGGGTTATGTACGTATCGGTGTTAGCAACAGCAACGCCAATGTGCAGATGTCGGCTTACAAAGAGCCGCAGACCGGTAACTTCACCGTGGTGATGACCAATACCACCGGAGATGCTGTGAATTGCCACCTGCAGCTGAAAGGTTTCCGTGCAGGTTCCTTAACTTCCTATCTGACGGCAGAAGGAGCTGCCCGCTGGGCACAGGGTACACCGCAGGCTGCCAACGCAGATGGTACCATCGATGTGGTAGCGCCTCCGCGCAGCGTAATTACCTTCACCGGCAAACAGCAATAACCACGATTTTTTATATAGTACGCAACGGCCCGAAGTGCATATAGTAATTCACTGTATGCACTTCGGGCCGTTGCGTAATGTTTTAATGTGTATATTTGTGCCACTCTTTACAGATAAAGGTTGCTTTTGCCGCGCAAAAGCATTAAAAGGGAACCATGTGTAAATCATGGGCTGTCCCGCAACTGTAAGCAGCTACCCGATTTTATTCCTCCATGTTCATTGTCCGAGAGGATGAGAAGAACGAATAAAATGCTGCGAGCCAGGATACCTGCCTTATTTGTTTTTTGACAATGCTTTCGTGGACTGAAGCGGTGTCAATGCACAGGATAATAGTGACGCCTGGTTGTATACTACAGCCGTCACGTAAATGCTGACAGATGATACCTATCTGTTGGTATGCCTTCCTTCATTGATACTTCCACATGAAACACTGTCCCTGACTGAATGATAATCGGGTAGCCACATGGCCTGCCGGTGACGATTGGCAGTTGCCCTGACGGTTTGTATATCATTCAGCAAAACTATTGCGGAAAAGCGTATAGGCTTTTCCGTTAATACCTGCTGTATAGCAGGATAAAATATTATTTATTCGTTTATCAAACCATCGGAAACATGACAATAGAAGAACGTATCCAGGCATCAGAAACACGCATTTTCAAAGCGATCTTCCCGGAAAGCACCAACCATTATGATACCATGTTTGGTGGTACTGCGATGTACCTGATGGATGAAGTAGCCTTTATTACCGCTACCCGCTTTACCCGTAAAAAAGTAGTCACCGTTTCATCTGACCGGATTGATTTTACCAAGCCAATTCCTGCCGGTACCATCATTGAGCTGATTGGCAGAGTAACCAAGGTAGGCAATACCAGTCTGAAAGTATCGGTAGAGATTTTTATTGAAGAGATGTATTCGGATGTGAGAGAGCTGGCGATCTCCGGAACGTTCACCTTTGTGGCCATTGATGACCAGAAAAAACCTGTGAAAGTCCTATAACCCGGGGCTGCGTTTAATAGCGCATCCCTTTTATTTGCAATTCCCTATCAGGCCGGTTTTCCGCCCTGCTGACCAGCAGCAGCGGAATCCGGCCCGGAATTGAATCCGTTAAAACCCCCTGATAGATCCCTTTCACGATAAGTTGAAGCGCCTGTAACCAGCACCACCCCTACATCAATGCGGAAAATATATCCCATTCCGCACGCTAAAAATTTCCCGATATCGAAAATGATTCCGTGAATATTCAAATACTTTTGTGCACTGATCACCGGATGAAAACCGGTGCTTCATCTGCGGGAAGTATTACTGCAACGTGAAATCAGGAAATAAACGATACCGGATATTCCTGCCTGTTCCCTGAGTATAGCCAATCGCGTTATCCGTAAAGTATTATTATAATATCATTCAAAAAAATGCATACGAAGAAAAAACGACTGATAAACAATTATTACACCCTTGCCCTGTTGCCAGGTAGTGCTAATAAGATAGCCGGCATCTGTGAGATAACTGTTTCCTACGTTTTTACTGCTAAAATGAAATACTGATGAAAAAACCAAAACCAGCACATAAACCCGGTTCCCGGTCCTTATTCTATCGTATTTCTGCCTGGCTGCACCTTTGGCTGGGACTGATATCAGGTATCATCGTTGTGATCATCTGTATCACCGGCTGCATTTGGGTATTTAATGAAGAAATTACCGGTATCCTCGAACCACGTACCGTGGTGGCTACACAGCCAGGTAAAGCTGTGATATCTCCCTCCCGTATTATGGAAATTGTGGATAAGGAGTACCCTGGTAAAAAGCCGGGCTATATGCTTTACCGCGAAGGCCGGGCGATTGAAACCAATGTCGGTAGCAGAAGAGGTGGATCTTCCCTGAAAATAAATCCCTATACCGGCGAAGTAATCAGCAAAGAAACCCGTAAGCCGGGTGAAGCGGACTTTTTCCGCTGGATACTCAACGGACACCGCTTCCTGTGGCTGCCATATAAAATAGGCCGTCCTATCATCAATTACAGTACCCTGATATGTGTTATTACCCTGATCAGCGGTCTGGTATTATGGTGGCCTAAAAAATGGAATAAAAATACCCGCGAACAAAGCTTTAAAATCAAGTGGGGCGCCAGTTTCAAACGGGTGAACTACGACCTGCACAATGTACTGGGTTTCTACGGATTGCTGGTATTGCTGGCCATTGGTATG
Coding sequences within:
- a CDS encoding acyl-CoA thioesterase, with translation MTIEERIQASETRIFKAIFPESTNHYDTMFGGTAMYLMDEVAFITATRFTRKKVVTVSSDRIDFTKPIPAGTIIELIGRVTKVGNTSLKVSVEIFIEEMYSDVRELAISGTFTFVAIDDQKKPVKVL
- a CDS encoding glycoside hydrolase — its product is MKHQWKQSGIAIAMLLAVSACSKPVQDTVNKDDNRAVHAGTALAQQAAGVTLDWDKTYQRMEGFGTFGGRIMPFFESANRDTVMERLFGNSGLQLSIIRSKVLHTFPFDAQTGKVTILPAGADINMDPNSAAYKNLSEDAREQVGQLWILKKVKERYNVPVAIASAWTPPLYMKTNAVINAKWFNGLNFNCCSSNFAKYLAGFVKAYQQQGIDFYAISPTNEPENVVSDWDASYWDSKHLGEFITNNLRPALQANGLQTKIIASENAAWGTAQGFLSGIDASQVDIFAGHGYPEIVDLPGLMISKKPRYNQRPAPWTFNTQGKSIWLTEISDDNGIYDNSMTEGLAFATSMHKFLAECNVNAFVYWLGMLAIRNNESLIGTTADGKLEYPKTYDVMGQYSRFIHPGYVRIGVSNSNANVQMSAYKEPQTGNFTVVMTNTTGDAVNCHLQLKGFRAGSLTSYLTAEGAARWAQGTPQAANADGTIDVVAPPRSVITFTGKQQ
- a CDS encoding PepSY-associated TM helix domain-containing protein, which codes for MKKPKPAHKPGSRSLFYRISAWLHLWLGLISGIIVVIICITGCIWVFNEEITGILEPRTVVATQPGKAVISPSRIMEIVDKEYPGKKPGYMLYREGRAIETNVGSRRGGSSLKINPYTGEVISKETRKPGEADFFRWILNGHRFLWLPYKIGRPIINYSTLICVITLISGLVLWWPKKWNKNTREQSFKIKWGASFKRVNYDLHNVLGFYGLLVLLAIGMTGMVWGLDWWSKGVYWTTTGGKSISKDSRPVSDTLQAPHKKYTPAQSMDLAWDKVAEKHPASSGFYMSFPDSADAASVITVIVYPSKGQYYNHERYAFDQYTLAELKGDEVPYAQAGFGDKLRRMNYDIHVGSILGLPGKFAAFFASLIGATLPITGFLVWWGKRKKKKKPVAVKTKAAVARPVPQV